From Capricornis sumatraensis isolate serow.1 chromosome 19, serow.2, whole genome shotgun sequence:
GGGCCCAGGCTGCTGAGTCGCCCGGCCACTCCTTCTGGAAACTGCAGGGTCAACCCCTAAAACAAGATTCACTCGGAAGATTGCTGACCCTTAAACAGAACCCCAGGCTTTCTCCCCAACACCCCAGAGTGAAGTTTCCCCTTGGGCTGTGCACACCCTCTCTCTGCAGCCCATGGTCGTTCCCAGGAACAAGGAGCCCACCTTGATTGAGGGAAAGCCCAGAGCAGGGGGCCCCAGGGGTGGTCTTCTCTGTATGGAATGTGTGACACTGAGCTGAAAGTCCTGTGTTCCCTTCACCTTCTGGCCTTGTAACTTGGCTGATCTCTGAGCAAACTGGGATATGGAGATGGTGGAGACAGGAACCTGGAGAGCTGGTCATGCACGGGGACAGAGGAGGGCTGAGTGAGGGCAGAATGGGAGTGGGGGGAACCCTCAAGTGAGCGTGACTGCGAGGCGTCCTAGGCCAGCTTGGCTACTGTGCCTGGAGCAgaggcaggagacaccagagccacccgagagggagagggcagaacTCGGGGCGAGTGCGGATTCCAGAGATGCCTGTTCCGACTTGAAGCCAGCCGGTGCACCCTCTGTGTTCAGGCCCTGGGGTTCTGTGTTCCAGTGGAGATCATCGGGGGCACAGAGAGCAGGCCACACTCCTGCCCCTACATGGCTTACCTGGAAATTGTCACCTCTCAGGAAAAGCAGGTGGCTTGTGGTGGTTTCCTGATAAGAAGGGACTTTGTGCTGACGGCTGCACACTGTGCAGGAAGGTGAGACAGTGGGTCCTGTTTATCTCCAAGTGGGAGGTGAGCATCCAGGGGAGCAACCAGGAACAGCTCCTCGGGGCCTGAGGGGAGCTCCTAGGCCTGGGTCTCTTTAGGGAGAGACAATACTTGGCCTTAAGGAAATCATTCTCAGAGTGGAACGGCTGTCCTGACCCTCAGTCACTGTGAGCTCAGCTCCCCTCAGAGGAGAGGGGACCTCATCCCAGTGgccctcttctaaaaccagctccccctccccaaccccaacaCAAAGGATGTGGAGTCATCCTTCAGGGGCCCACCCAGTTCTCGACCACTTCCTCCATGCCCTTTTCAAGAACTGGCCTTTAGTTCCTGGGGAACTGAACCCACCCTTTCCATGGGAGACAGAGAACAGGGTCCACCTGAGACCCCACCACTCCCCTCTTTCCTCGGACACCTCTGCCCTCAGAGAGGTGGCCCTCCTTAGGGCACCTTGATTAGGAAGTACCTACCCTGTGCCCTGGGTCCTTCAGAGCCTACTCACTCCCTGGCGTCCGGAAGATCCTGGAAATTATCTCTGTCCCTGAGAAAGCTCTTCCGTGAATAAAGCCTGAGCTCCTCCCATACATGAATAGTTCAAAAGAGCGAGGTGGGAAGAGATCGCTGACCCTGGGAAGATTGCACACCCTTTCTCAGAGTGGGCATATCTCAGCAGACGCCCCGCCATCAGCGTTTCACCTTGGCCTTCTCCCTCACATAGGTCTGTAACAGTCACCCTCGGAGCCCATAACttacaaaagaaagaagacacatGGCAGAGGCTTGAGGTCATAAAACAGTTTCCTTACCCAAAATATGAGCCTGTTGGTCTCCACGACATCATGTTACTGAAGGTGcaaattcttcttcctcttccccactCCCTGTTCTCCAGGCTTCCTTCCCTGCTCTGTGTTCTCCAGGCTTCCTTCCCCGCTCGCTGTTCTCCAGGCTTCCTTCCCCGCTCTCTGTTCTCCAGGGCTTCTCCTTCAGGTCCCATTACCCTCACACTTTCCCAACCTGCTTCTCACCAGCACCCCTCAGCTCAGCCTCTGGAAGAGGCTCTCATGTGTAGCAGCTGCCCTGTCCCTCCCTCGTTACCTCCACCCTTCCCCAAGCCCATTTCCATCACTGACAGCCCTCATTTCCTTGACAGTTGAAGGAGAAAGCCAACCTGACCCTGGCCGTGGGGACACTCCCCCTTCTACCCCATGTCACCTTCATCCGTCCCGGGAGAATGTGCCGGGTGGCTGGCTGGGGAAGAACAGGTGTGAAGGAACCAGCCTCCAGCACTCTGCA
This genomic window contains:
- the LOC138094987 gene encoding mast cell protease 2-like, which produces MQVEIIGGTESRPHSCPYMAYLEIVTSQEKQVACGGFLIRRDFVLTAAHCAGRSVTVTLGAHNLQKKEDTWQRLEVIKQFPYPKYEPVGLHDIMLLKLKEKANLTLAVGTLPLLPHVTFIRPGRMCRVAGWGRTGVKEPASSTLQEVKLRLMEPRACSHFPAFDHNLQLCVDNPQSTKSVFKGDSGGPLLCAGVAQGLVSYGLSRAKPPAAFTRISPYRPWIDEVLKEG